The stretch of DNA ATCGATCTCTTTGTCCGACAACTTGGTGTCACCCGGCGGCATTTCCTGCTCGATGACTTTGTCCAGCAGCACACTGTCTTCGAGATCACCCGGCGTAATTGCTGGACCGCTGTCCCCTCCCGCAACCATGAGCCTGCGCAGTCGAAGGTCGAGCCCGCCTTCCATTTCACCCGCTTCGCCATGACAGGCAAAGCAATGTGTCTTGAGAATCGGACGCACGTCCTTTTCGAAGGTTGGTTGTTCGGCAGCGAATGCGAACGTTGTGAGATTGGCTCCACAAACGGCCATCAGGAGAATCGGCAGATATCGTGGCATAGTCGATGTTTGTAAATTGTAGGTGGGTGGCGGGATCGATTAGGTGGGCTCGACGCATCAACGAATGTTTATTTTCGCTGACAGCGGGCCTTCTCGCAAGGGGGAACCGTGAATTCAGGCTCAATTCCGCAGTTGGAAACGGAATTTGATTCGCTCGACCAGACCTCAAAAGCGCATAAAAAGAAGGCGGCCCCGATGGTTTGATCCATCGAGGCCGCCCGTATCACAACTCTTCAGAACTTTAAGACAGACGTCTTTCGACTAGCGAATCAGACCGAACAAGTTGCTCAAACCGCGGTGCGATTTTTGCGTTTGTTGGTTGCGAATCCGCGAGGGGAAGTACGCTTCCGGTTCGGCCGGAGGAGCCGGAGCCGGAGCTGCTTCGTCGCCACCTTCGGCCGGAGCCGGGGCGGGGGCGGCACCAGCGGCACCACAGGCAGCCGGGGCACAGGTGTTGCAGCAAGTTTGGCCACAGCTGTTGCAGTTGCAGCAATCGTCAACTTCGTAGCCACATTCTTTCAAGGCTTTCTCCGCAGCACGGCGAACACCCCGATCGCAGTCGGCCAAGGCACAGGCCAAAGCACAAACCACGTTTTTGCAGCAGCAGCAAGGGAACTTCTTCACTTGGTGACGGATTCCATCGGCAGAAGCCTTCCGGACCCGCTCGTCGCAGTCATTCAATCCCACAACCAAGGCACACATGATTTCCGGGTTGCAGACGCACTTGAACTTCTTCAGCTTCTTGATCGCACGGGCACGATCTTTGGCGTAGCAAGCTGTTTGCGATTTGTAGATGTAGTGTGCGATTTCGCACGGATCATCGTCGCAGCAGATTTGCTCGCAGTCGCAGCATCCACCACCGCAACCAGTGTCGCAGCAGGAGGACGGAGCACAGCAGTTGTTGCCGGCCGGAGCACAGCAAGCATCACCAGCCGGGGCACAGCAGGCGTTGCCAGCGGGGGCACAGCAGGCGTTGCCAGCGGGGGCACATCCAGCGTTGTCACAGCATTTGTTGTCGCACAGTTGCTCGCAGCATTTGCAAGGATTCCAGCACGGCTTGGGGCAGCACTTGGGAACGCAAACAACGCGAGGTTGGCAACAAGGAGCCGGGGCACAGCAGGACGCCGGGCCACAGCAGCTGTTCGCAGCCGGAGCACAGCAGCTGTTGCCAGCCGGGGCACAGCAAGCGTCACCAGCGGGAGCGCAACATGCGTTTCCAGCGGGGGCACAGCTGTTTGCGGCGGGGGCACAGCACGGGTCGGCAGGAGCACAGCACGCCTTGGGGGCGCAACAATCAGTCGGAGCACAAGTGTCGCAGCAGGTCGGCTTGCAGCACGACCGTTGGTAGTTAAAGACCTTGTGACAGGTCGGACGACAGATGACTGGTTTACAACAGATGCGCGGACAGGCCAACGCACAATCACAGCTTTTCGCGGCTCCACAACAGTCACTACTTCCGTGGTGTCCGCCGAACAAACCGGCTTGAGCCGTGTTCGCCAAACCCATCAGTGCAACCATCGCGGTGCATACCTTGATCCATTTCATGGAACAACATCTCCTTCCCTTGGGATTGAAGTTCTTTATCACTCGTGTGGGGATTGCGCCGTCCAGAGTTTCGTATCAGCAGCTTGATTCCGGGTGGTCATTGGAATTTCGCGGCCTGCGACGCGCGTCGCACTCTTGTGGCTGATTAAAATCGCAATCTCGAACAGAGTGACAACATTTCGCACTCGGTTTTTCTCAATGAGATTTGTGACTTCCCCGGCCGGAGTTGGGTGATTCTGTAAATCGGAGCCAACAATCGGCCATCGGTTCTGACGTCCAAACCAATTGGCCGTCACAACAAGACTGGTCCAAAATATCGGTCCATCGCTCACACATGCTTGAGACTCTCGAAGTTATAAACTGGTAAAAACTTAGGGCAATTTCATGCGTGAGTTGCGCAACGGTGACGCTTAGTCAAACTGGACCGGACTTTGCGGGCAGGCCTTTCGGTACAATGCCTATATCTTGCCAAATCTGTGGCTGTCAGGAGAGATAGGTAAGCCATGGGCGACTTGTTCCCCTGCAACGGTTCTGCCTAGTAGCAGCCTGCTGCGCCTCCGCTGAGCCGGGCTGAAGGCCTGAGATTGCCGATTAGCGGAAGCGTAACACCGTTTCCCAATTCCCACTTTTCGACGATCGACGCGGTTTACCAGCGAGCGCCACCGGATTACCATGGGCTCAAGCAACCGA from Symmachiella dynata encodes:
- a CDS encoding HEAT repeat domain-containing protein; protein product: MKKFPCCCCKNVVCALACALADCDRGVRRAAEKALKECGYEVDDCCNCNSCGQTCCNTCAPAACGAAGAAPAPAPAEGGDEAAPAPAPPAEPEAYFPSRIRNQQTQKSHRGLSNLFGLIR